One stretch of Hevea brasiliensis isolate MT/VB/25A 57/8 chromosome 12, ASM3005281v1, whole genome shotgun sequence DNA includes these proteins:
- the LOC131171172 gene encoding uncharacterized protein LOC131171172: protein MKKLLKEPSKLSEPRTKEKLHQAQRRMKLKNRDDSGKRNFPPCGTYGKTKHSKDRYWKRAQCNFCKKQGQIERFFKAKQNQYQKQLAQQANFSEDQQEAEESLFVAFQVCESTKKYIYIVDSGYTNNMANDASFFNFLDRFVNTKVRIGNGEIVQAKGKGSISLQTKKCMKLISDVLLTPKLDQNLPSIAQMIKKGYSMVFKMDFHSIYDSHDYKAIEARLENNSFVLNLKYDVFSVVPNEILDCDKGESEKKILVQKSDSVGVETKEGWCKVVVFDAFFYVKDSKLDVCYNKIKEECKKIKLAIKFQNENGRRMVIASRTNQVIWFKKSLVKQAKVSYVSSNKKICCFSCKKSF, encoded by the coding sequence ATGAAGAAGTTATTGAAGGAGCCTTCTAAGCTTTCTGAGCCAAGAACAAAGGAAAAACTTCATCAAGCACAAAGGAGAATGAAGCTAAAAAACAGAGATGATAGTGGGAAAAGAAATTTTCCACCTTGTGGTACTTATGGGAAGACAAAACATAGTAAAGATAGATACTGGAAAAGGGCTCAATGCAATTTTTGCAAGAAGCAAGGTCAAATTGAAAGGTTTTTCAAAGCAAAGCAAAATCAATATCAAAAGCAACTTGCTCAACAAGCCAATTTCAGTGAAGATCAACAAGAAGCTGAAGAATCTTTATTTGTTGCATTTCAAGTGTGTGAGTCAACAaagaaatatatttatattgtTGACAGTGGCTATACAAATAACATGGCCAATGATGCAAGTTTTTTCAACTTTTTGGATAGATTTGTCAATACTAAAGTGAGAATAGGAAATGGAGAAATTGTACAAGCTAAAGGAAAAGGTTCAATTTCACTCCAAACGAAGAAATGTATGAAGCTCATTTCTGATGTTTTGCTTACTCCAAAGCTTGATCAAAATCTTCCTAGTATTGCACAAATGATAAAGAAGGGATACTCTATGGTATTTAAAATGGATTTTCATTCCATTTATGACTCACATGACTATAAGGCTATTGAAGCAAGATTGGAGAATAATAGCTTTGttttaaatttgaaatatgatGTATTTAGTGTTGTACCTAATGAAATACTTGACTGTGATAAAGgtgaaagtgaaaagaaaattttagtacAAAAAAGTGATTCTGTAGGTGTTGAAACAAAAGAAGGGTGGTGCAAAGTAGTTGTTTTTGATGCTTTTTTTTATGTTAAAGACTCAAAATTAGATGTTTGCTACAATAAAATCAAGGAGGAGTGCAAAAAGATTAAACTAGctataaaatttcaaaatgagAATGGTAGGAGAATGGTTATTGCCTCAAGAACAAATCAAGTTATTTGGTTCAAGAAGAGTTTAGTTAAGCAAGCTAAAGTTTCTTATGTTTCCAGCAATAAAAAAATATGTTGTTTCAGTTGCAAGAAGTCATTTTAA